One window from the genome of Streptomyces sp. WZ-12 encodes:
- a CDS encoding FAD-dependent oxidoreductase yields the protein MTTHHPLAIIGGGLGGLTLARVLQVHGIEAAVFDLEASPAARTQGGMLDIHEDSGQAALRAADLHDDFRALVHAGGEALRLLDPHGAVRLAEEDDGDGSRPEVDRGELRDLLLNSLPHGTVRWGKKALTTRALPDGRHEVTFADGTDLTTDLLVGADGAWSRVRPLLSPAQPTYTGISFIETDLLDADARHPASAALIGDGFFICLGAEKGMLAHRETDGSLHVYTAVKAPEDWLDTIDFTTPDTAKRALLAHFTDWDASLRRLVADADGALVPRRIHALPVDHRWPRTPGVTLLGDAAHLMSPFAGEGANLAMLDGAELGQALAAHPHDPETALAGYEKALFPRSAASAADSHANLTLMFGDAALDRLLEQFTART from the coding sequence ATGACCACCCACCACCCCCTCGCCATCATCGGCGGCGGCCTCGGCGGCCTGACCCTGGCCCGCGTCCTTCAGGTACACGGCATCGAGGCCGCCGTCTTCGACCTGGAGGCGTCACCGGCCGCCCGCACCCAGGGCGGCATGCTCGACATCCACGAGGACTCCGGCCAGGCAGCGCTGCGGGCCGCCGACCTCCACGACGACTTCCGCGCCCTGGTGCACGCCGGCGGGGAGGCCCTGCGCCTCCTCGACCCGCACGGCGCGGTGCGCCTGGCCGAGGAGGACGACGGCGACGGCAGCCGCCCCGAAGTGGACCGCGGCGAACTCCGCGACCTCCTCCTGAACTCCCTCCCCCACGGCACGGTGCGGTGGGGGAAGAAGGCCCTCACCACCCGCGCGCTGCCCGACGGCCGCCACGAGGTCACCTTCGCCGACGGCACCGACCTCACCACCGACCTCCTCGTCGGCGCCGACGGCGCCTGGTCGCGCGTGCGCCCCCTGCTCTCCCCCGCCCAACCCACCTACACCGGAATCTCCTTCATTGAGACCGACCTCCTGGACGCCGACGCCCGCCACCCGGCCAGCGCCGCGCTGATCGGCGACGGCTTCTTCATCTGCCTGGGCGCGGAAAAGGGGATGCTCGCGCACCGCGAGACCGACGGCAGCCTGCACGTCTACACCGCCGTCAAGGCGCCCGAGGACTGGCTCGACACCATCGACTTCACCACCCCGGACACCGCCAAGCGCGCCCTCCTCGCGCACTTCACGGACTGGGACGCAAGCCTGCGCCGGCTCGTCGCGGACGCGGACGGCGCACTCGTCCCGCGCCGCATCCACGCCCTCCCCGTCGACCACCGCTGGCCCCGCACCCCCGGCGTGACGCTGCTGGGCGACGCCGCGCACCTGATGTCACCGTTCGCCGGCGAGGGCGCCAACCTCGCCATGCTGGACGGCGCCGAACTCGGCCAGGCACTCGCCGCCCATCCGCACGACCCCGAAACCGCCCTGGCCGGCTACGAAAAGGCCCTCTTCCCCCGCAGCGCCGCCTCCGCCGCCGACTCCCACGCCAACCTGACCCTGATGTTCGGCGACGCAGCACTGGACCGCCTACTGGAACAGTTCACCGCCCGGACGTAA
- a CDS encoding TetR/AcrR family transcriptional regulator, with translation MPTTPDPTAPRPAGSTASQAPRGRRERPAKPALTREGIIATAVAVMRSEGLERVTMRRLARELDTGPASLYVYVAHTAELHAAVLDELLGEVDLRPARTKGDWRERLVRVLSSYTEVLFAHPELARSALVTRLSGPHYLQLVETVLTLLAEGGVTDDRAAWGVDALLLLGTATAAEQSTRDAAPHSQDEHNALMTAVHGASAQAFPRLNALGPELFTGTGEARLTWGFHVLINGMLATARSDRPQTT, from the coding sequence ATGCCGACCACGCCAGACCCCACCGCACCGCGCCCAGCCGGGAGCACCGCGTCCCAGGCACCCCGCGGCCGCCGCGAGCGCCCCGCCAAGCCCGCCCTGACCCGCGAGGGGATCATCGCGACCGCGGTCGCGGTGATGCGGAGCGAGGGCCTGGAGCGGGTGACCATGCGCCGGCTGGCCAGGGAACTGGACACCGGCCCGGCCTCGCTCTACGTGTACGTGGCCCACACCGCCGAGCTGCACGCGGCCGTCCTGGACGAGCTGTTGGGCGAGGTCGACCTCCGGCCGGCCCGCACCAAGGGCGACTGGCGCGAGCGACTGGTCCGCGTCCTGTCGTCCTACACCGAGGTGCTGTTCGCACACCCCGAACTGGCCCGCTCGGCGCTGGTCACCCGCCTCTCGGGACCGCACTATCTGCAACTGGTCGAGACCGTCCTGACCCTGCTCGCCGAGGGCGGCGTCACCGACGACCGGGCCGCCTGGGGCGTGGACGCGCTCCTCCTGCTCGGCACCGCGACCGCCGCCGAGCAGTCCACCCGCGACGCCGCACCCCACTCCCAGGACGAGCACAACGCCCTGATGACCGCGGTGCACGGCGCCTCCGCCCAGGCATTCCCCCGACTCAACGCGCTCGGCCCCGAACTGTTCACCGGCACCGGAGAAGCCCGCCTGACCTGGGGCTTCCACGTCCTGATCAACGGAATGCTGGCGACCGCCCGATCGGACCGCCCCCAGACGACCTGA
- a CDS encoding aminotransferase class I/II-fold pyridoxal phosphate-dependent enzyme: protein MDLTALTRPELSDRLAALRDEHARLKGRGLRLDLTRGKPSAEQLALSEPLFGLLEPGDHTAQDGTDCRNYGGLHGLPELRAAFSAPLQVPVEQLVAFGNSSLELMYECVVDAVLFGVPGSPAPWPREGRTAMLCPVPGYDRHFGLCEKLGIEMIPVPMTESGPDLDEVERLVADERVKGIWCVPKYSNPTAVTYSPETVRRLAAMETAAPDFRVFWDNAYAVHGVQGADEPLADILALSAQHGHPDRVFVFGSTSKITAAGSGVAFFGSSSANVSWLLGHLSKRTIGPDKLNQLRHARFLPDAPAVAAHMERHAAVLGPKFELVDTVLEKRLGGSGVASWTRPRGGYFVSLDVVDGCAARVVALAGDAGIALTPAGATFPYGADPRDRNIRLAPSFPTVEELRDAVEGLTLCVELAAVERLSADADGTR from the coding sequence ATGGACCTGACCGCACTCACGCGCCCCGAGCTGTCCGACCGGCTGGCCGCGCTCCGCGACGAGCACGCCCGGCTCAAGGGGCGCGGCCTGCGCCTTGACCTGACCCGCGGCAAGCCCTCCGCCGAGCAACTGGCCCTGTCCGAGCCGCTGTTCGGCCTGTTGGAGCCCGGCGACCACACCGCGCAGGACGGCACCGACTGCCGCAACTACGGTGGACTGCACGGCCTGCCCGAACTGCGCGCGGCGTTCTCCGCCCCGCTCCAGGTGCCCGTGGAGCAACTGGTCGCCTTCGGCAACTCCAGCCTGGAGTTGATGTACGAGTGCGTGGTGGACGCCGTGCTGTTCGGCGTGCCGGGTTCGCCCGCGCCCTGGCCGCGGGAGGGGCGGACGGCGATGCTGTGCCCGGTGCCTGGCTACGACCGGCACTTCGGGCTCTGCGAGAAGCTGGGCATCGAGATGATTCCGGTGCCGATGACCGAGAGCGGTCCGGATCTGGACGAGGTCGAGCGCCTGGTCGCCGACGAGCGGGTCAAGGGCATCTGGTGTGTCCCGAAGTACAGCAACCCCACCGCCGTCACCTACTCGCCCGAGACGGTGCGCCGCCTGGCCGCCATGGAGACCGCGGCGCCGGACTTCCGGGTGTTCTGGGACAACGCCTACGCCGTGCACGGCGTGCAGGGGGCGGACGAGCCGCTCGCCGACATCCTGGCGCTGAGTGCCCAACACGGCCACCCCGACCGGGTGTTCGTCTTCGGCTCCACCTCGAAGATCACCGCGGCCGGCAGCGGCGTCGCCTTCTTCGGCTCCTCGTCCGCCAACGTCTCCTGGCTGCTCGGTCACCTCTCGAAGCGGACCATCGGCCCCGACAAGCTCAACCAGCTCCGGCACGCCCGCTTCCTGCCCGACGCGCCGGCCGTGGCCGCCCACATGGAGCGCCACGCCGCCGTGCTGGGCCCCAAGTTCGAGCTCGTGGACACGGTGTTGGAGAAGCGGCTCGGCGGGAGCGGGGTCGCCTCGTGGACCCGTCCGCGGGGCGGATACTTCGTGAGCCTGGACGTGGTGGACGGCTGCGCGGCCCGCGTGGTGGCGCTGGCCGGGGACGCGGGCATCGCGCTCACCCCCGCCGGGGCCACCTTCCCGTACGGCGCCGACCCGCGCGACCGCAACATCCGTCTCGCGCCCAGCTTCCCCACCGTGGAGGAGCTGCGCGACGCGGTGGAGGGGCTGACCCTGTGCGTCGAACTCGCCGCGGTGGAACGGCTGTCGGCGGACGCTGACGGGACGCGGTAG
- a CDS encoding ABC transporter substrate-binding protein has product MNRARRTVALAVVSLSTATVLTACGGSGGASDTASRGGSAPVAGTQNLNPHPAADLRQGGTLKMAIEQWISQYNPNQVDGTQGDASAITELVEPQLFLLDAKGVPHTNPDFLASAEVVSTQPQVVRYRLNPKAKWSDGKPLGWRDFEAQWKALNGSDKRFAAADTSGYDQISGVARGADDHEVTVTFDTPYADWQKLFDPLLPASLNATPESFARSWAGTIPVTANAFKIGAYDRTAQTITAVPDPNWWGEKPKLDKVIFWALDGSSYVDAYLNKEIDSTSAASPEAYQRLKGDKGTDIRIGARWDQVTLSLNGRRGPLKDLRVRQAVMLGVDREALAEVAGKDLPFQPKVLGNHFFMPNQEGYQDNSGSFGKRDVARAKKLLDAAGWRDNGPGRPRTKDGGKLTLDYVLPSDAAGLAMDQAKLTQQMLGELGIDAELRKVPSNDYFDKYIHRSNYDLSQFRQVDQVFRSQAYGGYRMPQGDNTFTNYGGISSPEVDGLLLKASRTTDVKQQIALYNKADAEVWQLGHSLPLYQRPQISAVRKDLANYGAPGLGSEQLAKAGRLK; this is encoded by the coding sequence ATGAACCGGGCCCGCAGAACCGTGGCGTTGGCCGTCGTGTCCCTTTCCACCGCCACCGTGCTCACTGCCTGTGGTGGGTCCGGGGGCGCGTCGGACACCGCGTCGCGGGGCGGTTCGGCGCCGGTCGCCGGCACCCAGAACCTCAATCCGCACCCGGCCGCGGACCTCAGGCAGGGCGGCACCCTCAAGATGGCGATCGAGCAGTGGATCAGCCAGTACAACCCCAACCAGGTCGACGGCACCCAGGGCGACGCCTCCGCCATCACCGAGCTGGTCGAGCCGCAACTGTTCCTCCTCGACGCCAAGGGCGTCCCGCACACCAACCCTGATTTCCTGGCCTCCGCCGAGGTCGTCTCGACCCAGCCGCAGGTGGTCCGCTACCGCCTCAACCCGAAGGCGAAGTGGTCCGACGGAAAGCCGCTGGGCTGGCGGGACTTCGAGGCCCAGTGGAAGGCGCTGAACGGCAGCGACAAGCGCTTCGCCGCCGCGGACACCAGCGGCTACGACCAGATCTCCGGCGTCGCCCGCGGCGCCGACGACCACGAGGTCACGGTCACCTTCGACACCCCGTACGCCGACTGGCAGAAGCTGTTCGACCCGCTGCTGCCGGCGTCCCTCAACGCCACGCCGGAGAGCTTCGCCAGGTCATGGGCCGGCACCATCCCGGTGACCGCCAACGCCTTCAAGATCGGCGCCTACGACCGGACCGCGCAGACCATCACCGCGGTGCCCGACCCCAACTGGTGGGGCGAGAAGCCCAAGTTGGACAAGGTCATCTTCTGGGCGCTGGACGGCTCCAGTTACGTGGACGCCTACCTCAACAAGGAGATCGACTCCACCAGCGCCGCCAGCCCCGAGGCGTACCAGCGGCTGAAGGGCGACAAGGGCACCGACATCCGCATCGGCGCCCGTTGGGACCAGGTGACCCTCAGCCTCAACGGCCGGCGCGGCCCGCTCAAGGACCTCCGGGTCCGGCAGGCGGTGATGCTCGGCGTCGACCGGGAGGCGCTGGCGGAGGTGGCCGGCAAGGACCTGCCCTTCCAGCCCAAGGTCCTCGGCAACCACTTCTTCATGCCCAACCAGGAGGGCTACCAGGACAATTCGGGGTCGTTCGGCAAGCGGGACGTCGCGCGCGCCAAGAAGCTGCTGGACGCGGCGGGTTGGCGGGACAACGGCCCGGGCAGGCCGCGCACCAAGGACGGCGGGAAGCTGACCCTGGACTACGTCCTGCCGTCGGACGCCGCCGGCCTGGCCATGGACCAGGCCAAGCTCACCCAACAGATGCTCGGCGAGCTCGGCATCGACGCCGAGCTGCGCAAGGTGCCGTCCAACGACTACTTCGACAAGTACATCCACCGCAGCAACTACGACCTCAGCCAGTTCCGCCAGGTCGACCAGGTCTTCCGCTCCCAGGCATACGGCGGCTACCGCATGCCGCAGGGCGACAACACCTTCACCAACTACGGCGGGATCTCCTCCCCCGAGGTCGACGGGCTGCTGCTGAAGGCGTCCCGGACCACCGACGTCAAGCAGCAGATCGCCCTCTACAACAAGGCCGACGCCGAGGTCTGGCAGCTCGGCCACTCCCTCCCCCTCTACCAGCGCCCGCAGATCTCCGCGGTCCGCAAGGACCTCGCCAACTACGGCGCGCCCGGCCTGGGCAGCGAACAGCTCGCCAAGGCGGGCCGGTTGAAGTAG
- a CDS encoding ABC transporter permease, giving the protein MLAHLAKRLGYYALLLALAVVISYVLTSLALSPRGYFEGRQPAPPPDAIDAQLTALGINDHTPLWDRFGNWLGHALRGDLGRTLDSSDVGTEFGRRIGVSLRLLLTGTLLGTVGGVLLGTWGAVRQYRFSDRAVTLFAFLLLATPTFLLAVLLKIGAIHTNQAAGHELISFTGEKTPGLTGGLATLLGDRAGHLLLPTLAIALGTAAAYSRYQRGTMLDVLGSDFLRTARAKGLRRRTAVLKHGLRTALVPMSTFFAYGFLGLFTGAAFTEKVFGWHGMGAWFIDAVGKGDINSVVAVNVFAAVVVLLAGFLADVLHAALDPRVRTS; this is encoded by the coding sequence GTGCTCGCCCACCTCGCCAAACGCCTCGGCTATTACGCTCTGTTGCTGGCCCTGGCCGTCGTCATCTCCTACGTCCTGACCTCCCTCGCGCTCTCCCCGCGCGGCTACTTCGAGGGCAGGCAACCAGCCCCACCACCCGACGCGATCGACGCCCAACTCACCGCGCTCGGCATCAACGACCACACGCCCCTGTGGGACCGGTTCGGCAACTGGCTCGGCCACGCCCTCCGCGGCGACCTCGGCCGCACCCTCGACTCCTCCGACGTCGGCACCGAGTTCGGCCGGCGGATCGGCGTCAGCCTGCGGCTGCTGCTGACCGGCACGCTGCTGGGCACCGTCGGCGGGGTGCTGCTCGGCACCTGGGGCGCGGTGCGCCAATACCGGTTCTCCGACCGGGCCGTGACGCTCTTCGCGTTCCTGCTGCTCGCCACCCCGACGTTCCTGCTCGCCGTCCTGCTCAAGATCGGCGCCATCCACACCAACCAGGCGGCCGGCCACGAACTCATCAGCTTCACCGGCGAGAAGACCCCGGGACTGACCGGCGGCCTGGCCACCCTCCTCGGCGACCGCGCGGGACACCTCCTCCTGCCCACCCTGGCCATCGCCCTGGGCACCGCGGCCGCCTACAGCCGCTACCAGCGCGGCACCATGCTCGACGTGCTCGGCTCGGACTTCCTGCGCACCGCCCGCGCCAAGGGGCTGCGCCGCCGCACCGCCGTCCTCAAGCACGGCCTGCGCACCGCCCTGGTCCCGATGTCCACCTTCTTCGCGTACGGGTTCCTGGGCCTGTTCACCGGCGCCGCGTTCACCGAGAAGGTCTTCGGCTGGCACGGCATGGGTGCCTGGTTCATCGACGCGGTCGGCAAGGGCGACATCAACTCCGTCGTCGCCGTCAACGTGTTCGCCGCGGTGGTGGTGCTGCTCGCCGGATTCCTCGCCGACGTGCTGCACGCCGCGCTCGACCCGCGCGTCCGCACGAGCTGA
- a CDS encoding ABC transporter permease, translating into MNRVALHRFVRNPNAVLGAGLLVLLFVLAFAGPYLTHWSHTDVDYTALRQPPSAAHWFGTNSIGQDVYAQVLRGLQKSLLIGLLVALFATVLASLAGACAGYFGGWTDRLTTLLIDLLLVFPAFLIIAIVSPRLRSASWLSFVALLAAFGWMLTARVVRSMTLSLKERDFVRAARLMGVHPLRIIVRHILPNVASFLIVDATIAVGGAVMSETGLSYFGFGVQPPDVSLGTLIADGTGAAVTYPWMFFFAAGLLVLFVLAVNFLGDGLRDALDPTSDRARRRRTDRRPRRRTPRRAHQGHQQGHPAPEGSVRA; encoded by the coding sequence ATGAACCGCGTCGCCCTGCACCGCTTCGTCCGCAACCCCAACGCCGTCCTCGGCGCCGGCCTCCTGGTGTTGCTCTTCGTGCTCGCCTTCGCCGGCCCGTACCTGACGCACTGGAGCCACACCGACGTCGACTACACCGCCCTGCGCCAACCACCCTCCGCCGCACACTGGTTCGGCACCAACAGCATCGGCCAGGACGTCTACGCCCAGGTGCTGCGGGGGCTTCAAAAGTCCCTGTTGATCGGCCTGTTGGTCGCCCTCTTCGCCACCGTCCTGGCCTCCCTCGCCGGTGCCTGCGCCGGCTACTTCGGCGGCTGGACCGACCGGCTGACCACCCTGCTGATCGACCTGCTGCTGGTCTTCCCGGCCTTCCTGATCATCGCGATCGTCTCGCCCCGGCTCCGCTCGGCGAGTTGGCTGTCCTTCGTCGCCCTGCTGGCCGCGTTCGGCTGGATGCTCACCGCCCGCGTGGTCCGCTCGATGACGCTCTCGCTGAAGGAACGCGACTTCGTCCGCGCGGCCCGCCTGATGGGCGTCCACCCGCTGCGCATCATCGTCCGCCACATCCTCCCCAACGTCGCCTCGTTCCTGATCGTCGACGCCACCATCGCGGTCGGCGGCGCGGTGATGAGCGAAACCGGCCTGTCCTACTTCGGCTTCGGCGTGCAGCCACCGGACGTCTCCCTGGGCACCCTGATCGCCGACGGCACCGGGGCCGCCGTCACCTACCCCTGGATGTTCTTCTTCGCCGCCGGACTGCTGGTGCTGTTCGTCCTCGCCGTCAACTTCCTCGGCGACGGGCTGCGTGACGCGCTGGACCCGACCTCGGACCGGGCGCGACGACGGCGCACCGACCGGCGGCCCCGCCGCCGCACACCCCGCCGAGCCCACCAGGGCCACCAGCAAGGGCATCCCGCCCCGGAAGGGAGCGTACGAGCATGA
- a CDS encoding ABC transporter ATP-binding protein: MTAQPTAQPTRTASPADPQPPGDTDAVLRIRDLRVDFDGPHGPAPAVRGVDLTLHRGEVLGLVGESGSGKSTVALAAMGLLPDTARTTGSVTLGGTELVGATDAALSALRGRRIGMVFQDPLSALTPVHRVGDQIAEAIRTHHHVPRAHARRRAVELLDLVGIPDPAARAAAYPHEFSGGMRQRALIAMAIANEPEVLLADEPTTALDVTVQAQVLDVLRTAQRATGAALLLVSHDLGVIAGMADRVAVLYAGRVVEAGPAAELFATPRMPYTMGLLGAVPRLDEEEDGGEGASSTRAEDLSTRPRRTPLIPIPGSPPAPYELPAGCAFAPRCPLADDACRTAEPALLPVGAGRAAESQHAACVQADRIAERGLTATDVYPQPAPFAAGSVPTPAPDPDEPAAVLKVSALAKTFPVFKGGAFRRRVGSVYAVDGVELDLRRGETLGLVGESGSGKSTALMEILGLTAPEGGTVEVLGQDTRSLDRAARKRLRGEVQIVFQDPLSSLDPRLPVGEIIAEPLRAQGADRAHIAARVPELLRLVGLSPEHADRYPHAFSGGQRQRIGIARALSVEPRLLVLDEPVSALDVSVQAGILNLLAELRAALGLSYLFVSHDLSVVRHIADRVSVMYLGRTVEHGPVERVFGAPRHPYTRALLSAVPLPDPVRERHRERILLAGDPPSPTQRPTGCGFRGRCPLYAALSPTRDADRRARCEREAPALTPTGPERAAAACHFTDQP, encoded by the coding sequence ATGACCGCGCAGCCGACTGCACAGCCCACCCGAACCGCATCGCCGGCGGACCCCCAACCGCCCGGTGACACCGACGCCGTGCTCCGCATCCGCGATCTGCGCGTCGACTTCGACGGCCCCCACGGCCCCGCCCCCGCCGTGCGCGGGGTGGACCTCACCCTGCACCGCGGCGAGGTCCTGGGCCTGGTGGGGGAGTCCGGCTCCGGCAAGTCCACCGTCGCCCTCGCCGCCATGGGCCTGCTGCCGGACACCGCCCGGACCACCGGCTCGGTCACCCTCGGCGGCACCGAACTCGTCGGCGCCACCGACGCCGCCCTCTCCGCACTCCGCGGCCGCCGCATCGGCATGGTCTTCCAGGACCCGCTCTCCGCGCTCACGCCCGTCCATCGCGTCGGCGACCAGATCGCGGAGGCCATCCGCACCCACCACCACGTTCCCCGCGCGCACGCCCGCCGCCGGGCCGTCGAACTCCTCGACCTGGTCGGCATCCCCGACCCCGCCGCCCGCGCCGCGGCCTATCCGCACGAGTTCTCCGGCGGGATGCGCCAACGCGCCCTGATCGCCATGGCCATCGCCAACGAGCCCGAGGTGCTGCTCGCCGACGAACCCACCACCGCCCTGGACGTCACCGTGCAGGCCCAGGTCCTCGACGTGCTGCGCACCGCACAGCGCGCGACCGGCGCGGCGCTGCTGCTGGTCAGCCACGACCTGGGCGTCATCGCCGGGATGGCGGACCGGGTCGCGGTGCTGTACGCGGGCCGGGTGGTGGAAGCCGGGCCGGCCGCCGAACTGTTCGCGACGCCCCGGATGCCGTACACGATGGGCCTGCTGGGCGCGGTTCCGCGACTGGACGAGGAGGAGGACGGGGGAGAGGGGGCGTCGTCCACCCGAGCTGAGGATCTATCAACTCGCCCTCGACGGACGCCACTTATTCCGATACCCGGCTCCCCTCCCGCGCCGTACGAGCTGCCCGCCGGGTGCGCCTTCGCGCCGCGCTGCCCGCTGGCCGACGATGCCTGCCGGACGGCCGAGCCGGCGCTGTTGCCGGTCGGTGCGGGACGGGCGGCGGAATCCCAGCACGCGGCCTGTGTGCAGGCGGACCGGATCGCCGAGCGCGGGCTGACCGCCACCGACGTCTACCCGCAGCCGGCACCGTTCGCCGCCGGATCGGTGCCAACCCCGGCCCCGGATCCGGACGAACCCGCCGCCGTCCTCAAGGTCTCCGCCCTGGCCAAGACCTTCCCCGTCTTCAAGGGCGGGGCGTTCCGGCGCCGGGTCGGGAGCGTGTACGCCGTCGACGGCGTCGAGTTGGACCTCCGGCGCGGCGAGACGCTGGGGCTGGTCGGCGAGTCGGGCTCCGGGAAGTCGACGGCCCTGATGGAGATCCTCGGCCTGACCGCGCCCGAGGGCGGCACGGTGGAGGTGCTCGGCCAGGACACCAGGAGCCTGGACCGGGCCGCGCGCAAGCGCCTGCGCGGCGAGGTGCAGATCGTCTTCCAGGACCCGCTGTCCAGTCTCGACCCCCGGCTCCCCGTCGGGGAGATCATCGCCGAGCCGCTGCGCGCCCAGGGCGCCGACCGGGCCCATATCGCCGCCCGGGTACCCGAGTTGCTCCGCCTCGTCGGGCTCTCGCCCGAGCACGCGGACCGCTATCCGCACGCCTTCTCCGGCGGCCAGCGCCAGCGCATCGGCATCGCCCGCGCGCTGTCGGTGGAGCCGCGCCTGCTGGTCCTGGACGAGCCGGTCTCCGCGCTCGACGTCTCCGTACAGGCGGGCATCCTCAACCTGCTCGCCGAACTCCGCGCCGCACTCGGCCTGTCGTACCTCTTCGTCTCGCACGACCTGTCGGTGGTCCGGCACATCGCCGACCGGGTGAGCGTCATGTACCTGGGCCGCACCGTCGAACACGGCCCGGTGGAGCGGGTGTTCGGCGCACCCCGCCACCCCTACACCCGCGCGCTGCTCTCGGCGGTGCCGCTCCCGGACCCGGTGCGCGAGCGCCACCGCGAACGCATCCTGCTCGCCGGCGACCCGCCGAGCCCCACCCAGCGGCCCACCGGCTGCGGCTTCCGCGGACGCTGTCCGCTGTACGCGGCGCTGTCGCCCACCCGCGACGCGGACCGCCGCGCCCGTTGCGAGCGGGAGGCCCCGGCGCTGACCCCGACCGGCCCCGAACGGGCCGCGGCCGCCTGCCACTTCACCGACCAGCCGTAA
- a CDS encoding MetQ/NlpA family ABC transporter substrate-binding protein: MHHTTTTAPPPGTRRPTAPRRRALLAGAVATALALLVAGCGAAGSQAHRVRVGVSGDSTEWDVLAKEAKKKGLDVEVVPFDDYSLPNKALAAGDIELNAFQHLVFLAQSNAENGTDIVPLAPTTVVPMGLYAKKVGTLADLPDGARIAHPNDPANEGRALRLLARAKLITLKPGTGLFATADDIAANPRHLRFTPVNAQQTPRLLADVDAAVINDGVASLSGIRADTALFKDDPHSPDIRPYLNVIAARAADKDNPDYAEVLKLYASKPVQDEARRTSNGTAVHLDLSAAQLAAELSRVGRQLKGAS; encoded by the coding sequence ATGCACCACACGACCACCACCGCACCGCCCCCAGGCACCAGACGCCCCACCGCGCCGCGCCGCCGCGCGCTCCTCGCGGGCGCCGTCGCCACCGCCCTCGCCCTCCTCGTCGCCGGCTGCGGCGCCGCCGGCTCCCAGGCCCACCGCGTCCGGGTCGGCGTGAGCGGCGACTCGACCGAGTGGGACGTCCTGGCCAAGGAGGCGAAGAAGAAGGGGCTGGACGTCGAGGTGGTGCCGTTCGACGACTACTCCCTGCCCAACAAGGCGCTCGCCGCCGGCGACATCGAGCTGAACGCCTTCCAACACCTGGTGTTCCTGGCCCAGTCCAACGCCGAGAACGGCACCGACATCGTGCCGCTGGCCCCCACCACCGTCGTCCCGATGGGCCTGTACGCCAAGAAGGTCGGCACGTTGGCCGACCTCCCGGACGGGGCCCGGATCGCCCATCCCAACGACCCCGCCAACGAGGGCCGGGCGCTGCGGCTGCTGGCCCGGGCGAAGCTGATCACGCTGAAGCCCGGCACCGGGCTGTTCGCCACCGCGGACGACATCGCCGCCAACCCCCGCCACCTGCGGTTCACCCCCGTCAACGCGCAACAGACGCCCCGCCTGCTCGCCGACGTGGACGCCGCGGTCATCAACGACGGGGTCGCCAGCCTGTCCGGGATCCGTGCGGACACCGCCCTGTTCAAGGACGATCCGCACAGCCCCGACATCCGCCCCTACCTCAACGTCATCGCCGCCCGCGCCGCCGACAAGGACAACCCGGACTACGCCGAGGTCCTCAAGCTCTACGCCAGCAAGCCGGTGCAGGACGAGGCCCGGCGGACCTCCAACGGCACCGCCGTCCACCTCGACCTCTCCGCCGCCCAACTGGCCGCCGAACTGTCCCGCGTCGGGCGCCAGCTCAAGGGGGCGTCGTGA
- a CDS encoding methionine ABC transporter ATP-binding protein — MPGPIIQLRGVSKEFAGGTVAVDRVDLDVEAGSVLGVVGHSGAGKSTLLRLINLLEAPTTGTVTVDGRELTALGARPLRAARRDIGMVFQQFNLFRSRTVLGNVGYPLRQAGASRAQARERAEEALRFVGLTDQARRYPEQLSGGQRQRVGIARALATRPRVLLCDEATSALDPQTTQEVLALLRRVNDELGVTIVLITHEMEVVRAVCDRMAVLDAGRIVEDGPVREVFAAPQHPTTRAFVRSAVRASPLLDLLPEALRRHGVDEAVAASVLAEVGA; from the coding sequence GTGCCCGGACCCATCATCCAACTCCGCGGTGTCAGCAAGGAGTTCGCCGGCGGAACGGTCGCCGTCGACCGCGTCGACCTTGACGTCGAGGCCGGCAGCGTCCTCGGTGTCGTCGGCCACAGCGGCGCCGGCAAGTCCACCCTCCTGCGGCTGATCAACCTGCTGGAGGCGCCCACCACGGGCACCGTCACCGTGGACGGCCGGGAACTCACCGCGCTCGGCGCCCGCCCGCTGCGCGCCGCCCGCCGGGACATCGGCATGGTCTTCCAACAGTTCAACCTCTTCCGCTCCCGCACCGTCCTCGGCAACGTCGGCTATCCGCTGCGCCAGGCCGGCGCCTCCCGGGCCCAGGCCAGGGAACGGGCCGAGGAGGCGCTGCGCTTCGTCGGGCTGACCGACCAGGCCCGGCGCTACCCCGAACAGCTCTCCGGCGGCCAACGCCAACGCGTCGGCATCGCCCGCGCGCTCGCGACCCGCCCCCGGGTGCTGCTCTGCGACGAGGCCACCTCGGCGCTGGACCCGCAGACCACCCAGGAGGTGCTGGCGCTGCTGCGCCGGGTCAACGACGAACTGGGCGTCACCATCGTGCTGATCACCCACGAGATGGAGGTGGTGCGGGCGGTCTGTGACCGGATGGCCGTACTGGACGCCGGCCGCATCGTGGAGGACGGACCGGTGCGCGAGGTGTTCGCCGCGCCCCAACACCCCACCACCCGGGCGTTCGTGCGCAGCGCGGTGCGGGCGTCGCCGCTGCTGGACCTGCTCCCCGAGGCGCTGCGCAGACACGGTGTGGACGAGGCGGTCGCCGCCTCGGTGTTGGCGGAGGTGGGCGCGTGA